One Pseudoalteromonas rubra genomic window, CGGATAAACCCCCATAACCTTAGCCTGAATATTGAAATCCAATAGTTTTGACTCAACTAGACGAGATACTGCTTCGAGCTCTTCTTCGGAGATCGGGTTTTTCGCTTTATCTGGTCTGTCTAACAAATCGAGTGACGGCAAAGGATCTTTCGGAGGTTCAGCTTCCAATAAAGCTTCAAATTGCTCTTTGGCGCTTGGTGGTGGCTGATAACCCGATGTAGGCTTTTCTTTAGGTTTTAATGGCCGTGCGGGTGATACCACTTTGGTTTCAACGGGCGCAGGTGTATCGTCCAGTGCATTCAGCGCCGCTACCGTATCAAACGCTTCATCGTCGACCGCAGAGAAATTGATTTCCTGCTCAAGAATGTCATCCAGTTCATCGAACACACTGGGTGCTACGGCGATGTCATCGTCATTAGCCAGCGCTAAATCGCTTGCCTCAGAGTGACGTATCTCAGGCTCAGGCAAAGACGCAGGTTTTGCGCCAAACAACTTATCTTTCAGCTTTTGGGGCTTACTCTTGTTGGACTGTTGTAGGGCATCCGAAACATGCTCGACCGTATCAGACGTTGTGGCCTCAACCCCATCTTCAATGATATGCTCAATGGGTTCGACTTCAACTTGCGCAGCTGCTTGATTGTGCTCTGTACTTTCGACCGGCGCAGCATCGTTCAGCAGATCAGCGTCTTTGCTATCTTCATTACCATCATTTAGTGTGACAGCTGCCTTGGGTTCGCTACGATGTTTTATTTTGGCGAAACACCATTTACAGAATGCAACTACTTTCTCGCCAATATAGTCGACAAATTCAACCCAGGATACCCCTGTCAACAGTGTCAGGCCCGCAAAGAAAAAGCATAATAATAAGATTGTGGTTCCTGTAAAGTTAAATGCAGGCATCATGGCACTGGCGACCACATCCCCCACTACCCCACCGGAAGAAAAGCTATAAATATCGTCAAAATTGATGCTGCTGATGGCGCTAGCTGATGTGATAAACAAAGTTCCGCCTATCAGTCTCAGTCCCAAAGTTGTGTAGTCTAGCTGCAGTAGTTTGTGTGGTTTTTTGAACAACAGATAGCCAAACAACTGAATGACTGCCGGCACTAAAAATGCCAGCCAGCCAAAACTGAGTAATAAAATATCAGCAACCCAGGCACCAGCTGCACCTGTGATATTGTTTACCTTGATAAACTCGCCTGTTTGCGTCCAGGCTGGGTCTGCCGGGTCAAAACTGATAAGTGCGCACAGCGTAAATATCGCTGCCGCGGTGCTGACGATCAGGCCAGTCTCCAGCAGGCGCTGAATACCATTTAAGCGCATTATGTAATACCTAAATACTGTTTCGTTAATTCTAACATGACTTTTTGCACACCTTAGCAAGAATTTCCCTAGGGTGCACAAGGTTTTATCACTTCGCCTTGCTCCCCTTTTACTTCTTCCATTACAACATAGGTACGACTTTCACTAATGCTGGGTAATTTTAAAAGTATCTCACCTAAAACGCCGCGATACTCAGACATATCCGTTACCCGGGTTTTTAACAGGTAGTCAAAGTTACCTGACACAAGGTGACATTCGATAATTTCATCATGTTGCTTTACAGCCTGATTAAACTGATCGAATACATCAGGCGAATTTTTATTGACGGTGACCTCAACGAATACCAACAAGCCCTGACCCAGTTTCACCGGGTCAACAACGGCCTTATATCCTTTTATATAGCCTTCGCGTTCAAGTTTTTTTACCCGCTCCAGACAAGGCGTAGCGCTCAGCCCTATTCGTCTGGCTAATTCTACATTAGAAATTCGTCCGTCTTTTTGCAGTTCAACTAAAATCTTTCTATCGGTTCTGTCTAACTGAGTATGCATGATAAGTTTTATATCCTGAATATTTACTTAATACAGTATTATCAACTAATCATTATACTAAAAAAGGTAGGACATACTAGCAAACCATATCTATAATGGTCGAAAATTTTACCCCGTTCTTAATTGAGGCGAATTGTTATGATTATTGGTGTACCTAAAGAGATAAAAAACCACGAGTACCGTGTTGGTATGGTTCCAGCGAGTGTTCGTGAACTGATTAATCACGGCCACCAGGTAATAGTTGAAACAAATGCAGGTATCGGCATTGGTTTCACTGACGAAGATTATGTTCAGGTTGGTGCAGAAATCCGTGACACAGCGGCACAGGTTTTCGAGCAAGCTGACATGATCGTTAAAGTAAAAGAGCCACAGGCTGTTGAGCGCGCAATGCTACGTGAAGACCAAATTCTATTCACTTACTTGCACCTTGCACCTGATTTGCCTCAGACAGAAGATCTGGTTAAGAGCGGCGCAATCTGTATCGCATACGAAACGGTTACTGACAACCGTGGTGGTTTACCATTATTAGCACCTATGTCAGAAGTTGCTGGTCGTATGTCAATCCAGGCAGGTGCGCAGGCACTTGAAAAGTCAAACCTGGGTCGCGGCATGCTATTAGGTGGCGTACCAGGTGTTGAACCAGCGAAAGTTGTTGTGATCGGTGGTGGTATGGTTGGCCGTAACGCAGCACAAATGGCTGTTGGTATGGGTGCTGACGTAACAATCCTTGATCGTAACATCGACGTTCTGCGTAGCCTAAACGCACAGTTTGGCAGCCAGGCTAAAGTTATCTACTCAACAGTTGATGCGCTAGAGAAGCACGTTGTTGAAGCCGACCTAGTGATCGGTGGTGTTCTAATTCCAGGCGCAGCTGCTCCTAAATTAGTTACAGCTGAGCACATCAAAGCAATGAAGCCTGGTGCAGCAATCGTTGACGTTGCTATCGACCAGGGTGGTTGTATCGCAACTTCTAAAGCAACAACACACGCAGAACCAACTTACATCGTTGACGATGTTGTTCACTATTGTGTAGCAAACATGCCAGGCGCAGTACCACGCACTTCTACGTTTGCTTTGAACAACGCAACACTGCCTTACATCATCAAGCTTGCAAACCAGGGCTACAAAGAGGCGCTATTGTCTGACGAGCACTTCCTGAATGGTCTGAACGTTATTAAGGGTCAGATCACATGTAAAGAAGTCGCTGAAGGCTTTAATATGGAATACGTTGAAGCACGTGCAGCGCTTGCCAACGCATAATTAAACACTTGGTGTTTACAAAGCCTCGCTTATGCGGGGCTTTTTGCTTTTTTTACTCCAGGTGCGAAGAGAGTTGCCTGTACCGCTTTTTATTGTCTATCTTTTTATAATAGTCAGGTAGTAAAGGTAGCGTTACATGGCCATATCTCTCACCCAGCAAGAAAAACTCATTTTAAAAACGGTCAATATTCCTCCAAGACCACAAGCACTGTTGCAGTTTTCAGAAGAAGCTAAGCTCCAGGAACCCAACATCACCAAAATTTCAGATATATTACAAAGCGATGTGGCGATCAGTGCTGCTATTTTACAGGTGGTGAATTCAGCCGCCTTTCGTCGCAGCCGCGAAATTGACTCCATTGAACAAGCTGTCATGGTCCTGGGTTTAAAGCGGCTCATTCCGTTAGTTAAAGCTGTGGCTTTAAAGTCCTCGGTTGATTTACCTGCTGCACTAAGTGATTTCTGGGAAACGCAATCCGATATTGGTCAACATGCTTCTGCCATTTGTAACCGCCTTAACCGGCCTGCACTGGCAAATCACGCGTACATGCTTGGTTTATTCCATGGTGTTGGGATCCCCATTTTATGCCAGCACTTTGATGACTATCAGAACGTGCTGGATAAAGCACAGACAGACGGCTGGACCGAAGCCAGTCAATTTGAGTTTGCCCAGTATCACACCAGCCATGGCACCATAGGTGCGTTGCTCGCTCAACAGTGGCGCCTGCCAAAAATCGTGATTAACGTTATTTACTACCAACATGACGTAGACGGTATACTCACGTCCGGGGAGTTGGATAGCATTGGTAATGACCTGCTGTCTATTTTAAAAATCGCCCGCCATAAATCCTATTTAGCAACAACCCCAGTAAGTGAACAGAATCCGGAGTGGCAAGTGATCAAAGACGATGTCATGGATTATCTGGATATTTCTGACGAAGAGCTCGACGAGTTGTGGGGTGAATCATCAGAGTAGAGATAATCCACAGCCAGCACCTACAAATAGGCACACGATAGGCCAAGATAATTAACCACAGCAGATCTGTTGCGGATCCGCTCAAAACTAATAAAAACTGCATTTAAATGCCTAAATAATTGAAAGTTTCCCTCAATGATTTACCTTTATAAAGGGAAGCAGTTAGGAGATATGCCTGTGAAGTTCAAATTTAAGGTAATAGCCGTTTCAGCCTCAGTGCTCTTTCTGGCCCTGTTATTACTATCACTTAAACAGTATTTTTTACTGAAAGATAATTTACAACAACAAGTCAATGATAGTGTAGGAGAAATCATTCAGGGGATCAGTAACACTGTGACCTCGCAGATGCAAGGTGCCATTAATTTGGCGGTACTGACCACCGGGCTGGTGGAACAAAGCGATTCACTTAAACAAGCCCTGCCCTTGATCTCGCAACCAAAATTAAAAGAAACATTTCTGTTGATTGGCTATGGTGAAGATGCTACCGGAAACTATGTTGCAAGCGATCCAGGGTGGGATCCAGGACCAACCTGGGATCCTCGAGTGCGTCCATGGTTTGCCGGTGCTAAACAGGCTAATCAACTGATTGTGACTGCACCTTATGCCGATTCAGTGAGTAAAGAAATTGTGGTATCTGTCGGCACACCCGTTAAAAAAGGCAGCCGCTTCCATGGCGCTATCTTCTTTGATGTCAGTCTCGCCAAACTCGGTAATATGATCAATTCTTTTGAACTATTTGACTCCGGCTTTGCGTTTATGGTGAGTAAAGATGGCACCATTATTTCGCACCCGGATACCAAGTTAAATGGCCAGCAAGCAAGTAAATTTTTAGGTCGGACCCAGGTGTCTCAAACAGTGCAAGAAATCAGTATGAATAACCGCACCTATTTGATCACCTTTAAGGACGTCGAAGGTTTGGACTGGTATGTGGGTGTCGCACTCGAAAAAGACAAGGTATTTGCTGCTGTCAATACGATGGCTCAGGATGCCACTTTGTTCTCACTCATCGCGGTAATTGCAGCCATTGTTGTATTATCCTTGGTTATTAACTTGCTTCTTAAGCCCCTTGAAGACATCAATGTTGCGATGGCTAACATTGCCCAGGGGCACGCTGATTTGACAGTTCGCCTTGAGGCCTCTAACGAGCCCGAGTTTGCATCACTGGCTGAAAACTTCAACCGCTTTACTTCCCGGCTGCAAACGCTCATTGCCGATATTCAGCAGCTTGGACACGAGGTATTGGAAGATGCCCGACAAACTTCGACAGGGGCCAATCAGGCCACCATGGCCATAGAGCAGCAGCTTAACGCACTCAATACTTTAACGACTGCCACAGCGAACATGTCAAGCACAGAACAACAAGTTGCAAACACAGCACAACAGGCAGCCGACGCTATTCAAAACACCGACAACCTCGCCAGCAACGGAGAAACCATAGTGGCAGAATCAACCGACGCCATTACGGATTTATCGGCACAAATCAAACGCGCTGTGGATGTTGTCGCTGAACTCGAAGTATCGTCTTCAGGCATAGAGCAGATATTATCCGTCATCAATGGGATTGCCGAGCAAACCAACTTGTTAGCGCTCAACGCTGCAATTGAAGCCGCACGGGCTGGCGAATCTGGTCGTGGTTTTGCGGTGGTTGCCGACGAAGTAAGAACCCTGGCACAACGCACACAAGAAGCAACAACCGAAATCAAAGCCATGATAGATCAGCTGCAAAGCGGTGCTCAAAGTGCGGTTGGTGTTATGAACCAAAGTCAGACCATAGTTGAAAAATCGGTCAGCAAAGCCAATGACACCCGGGAAGCACTGGACGCTATTCGTCAGTCTATTGCCAGCATTGTCGATTTAAATGTCAGTATCGCTAATATGATCAGCGAGCAGAAACACGTAGTAGAAGAAGTCAATAACAATGCTTCTCAAATCCGTAACCTGTCTGACACTGTGTTTGATGAAGCCAAAGCAGTTGATCACACAATGCAGTCTCAGGTAGAAAAAATTGCTAAGCAGGAAAATATGTTAGAACAGTTCAGAGTGTAAACTTGCCACTGATGTAACACTAGCGAGTGAGGTTAAAACTCGCTAGTATATGGATATAAAGACAGTATAAGTAGCAATTCGGCACATGCATAGCGACCTTAAAGACACTTTCGAGCAATATTTTCAGATTGCCGAATCTAACCAGATTAACCTGTACCCTGTTGACGCCAACATGGTGCCCAAAAGTCAGGCTCAACTAGAAGCTGCCATTCCGCCTCTGTTCAGACTCGCAAACGAAATTAATGAACTGGACCTAAACGCGCTTAGACCACTGCGAAACCTGGGTGATGTCGCCAGCGATCTGGCTGCGTATCTGCAAGCACAGTCACGTAAAATCGACCTGATCATGAGTCATATTCTGGCCACGGAACAACCTGAAGATGAACTACTCAGATGTGACAGTTATGGTGGTGGTGGCATCATAGCCACACTAGAACAAGACTACGACCTTGGCCAGAATTTCAGAACCAAAGTATTCTTACAACATGAAGCCAGCGCCATATTTTGTTATGCCCGGGTGATTGACAAAGAAGCGCTTGATTCGGGCTTTCGTTATACCCTGGCCTTCACTCAAATTCGCGATAACGATCAGGAACTGTTGGTTCGCGCCAGCTTGCATGCCCAAACCCGGCAGCTAAAAAAGCGTCAGTCACCTGACGAAAATGAACAAAATAGCTGACAGCTAAGCTGTCAGTGCTAAACTAGTCGTCTACTATTTTTGATTGATTACACCATGAGTTTTACACTTTTACCCGAGTGGGCAACACAAGACGCCGTGATGCTCACCTGGCCACATCAAAATACTGACTGGGCAGACATATTACCCCAGGTTGAACCCGTTTATATCGCCTTGTGTCAGCAGATCACTCAAGTTGAGAAGGTCGTTATTGTTGCGAACAATGTCGAGCTGAAAGCACATATAAAACAGAAGCTAACAGAAGCAGATGTCGACATGACACAAATTGTGTTCGTGGATGCCCCCTGTAACGATACCTGGGCGCGTGATCATGGACCACTGACTACGCAAGACGCGTCAGGTCGACTCTCCATAAAAGACTTCACCTTTAATGGTTGGGGTAACAAGTTTGCAGCTGAGCTTGACAATCAGATTAATGCGCACCTGCACGCTAAGGTGGTTAATCCCCAAAATCACTATGAAGCTATTGACCTGGTGCTTGAAGGCGGTGGGATTGAAATCGACGAAGCTGGCACTTTGTTAACCACGTCTGAGTGCTTGCTTAACCCAAATCGTAATCCGCACCTGACTAAAACCGAGCTAGAGCAAAAACTGAGCGAGATTTTAGGTGCCAAACAGTTTCTCTGGGTAGACCATGGCTTCCTGGCCGGTGATGATACCGACAGTCACATTGATACACTGGTCCGCTTTGCCCCTAATAATACGTTGGTGTACGTCAGCTGCGACGATCCAAAAGATGCGCATTATGAAGCCCTCAGTGCGATGGAGACACAACTGAAGTCATTCCGTACGCCACAAGGCCAGCCATATAACCTGATCGCCCTGCCCTGGCCTAAAGCCGTATTCAATGATGAAGGCGAGCGTTTGCCGGCCACATACGCAAATTATCTGATCATCAACGATACCGTTTTGATGCCGCTTTACGGCGATGACAACGACGCCCGCGCACTGACTCAATTGCAAAGCGCACACCCGGAGCGCACCGTCATTGGCATTGACTGCCTGCCTATTATTCATCAGTTTGGCAGCCTCCACTGTATCACAATGCAGCTACCCGCCGGATTTTTAAAACAGGACTAATTTTAATGAGTAACAACACGTTGAAAGTCGCACTGGTTCAGCACAGTAATAGCGCCGATTTACAAAACAACCTGGATAAGTCCATTGCCGGGATCCGCGATGCAGCGGCTCAGGGCGCGAAACTCGTGGTATTACAAGAGCTGCACCGCAGCCTGTATTTTTGTCAGACTGAAGACACCGACCTGTTTGACCTGGCTGAGACTATTCCGGGCCCAAGCAGCGATGTATTTTGTCAGCTTGCCAAAGAGCTAAACCTGGTAATTGTCGCTTCGCTTTTCGAAAAACGTGCAACCGGCTTGTATCACAATACAGCAGTTGTCTTTGAAACCGATGGCAGTATTGCCGGTCAGTATCGAAAAATGCACATTCCTGACGATCCGGGCTTTTATGAAAAATTCTATTTTACACCAGGCGACATGGGCTTTTCGCCTATCCAAACCTCTGTAGGTAAACTGGGTGTATTGGTATGTTGGGATCAATGGTTCCCGGAAGGCGCGCGCTTAATGGCCATGGCCGGTGCTGATATGCTGATTTACCCGACTGCAATAGGTTGGGACCCTCGCGACGAGCAGGACGAACAAATTCGTCAGCGCGACGCCTGGATGATCGCACAACGCGCCCATGCCGTATCTAACGGTTTGCCCGTTTTAAGTGTTAACCGTGTTGGCCACGAAGCCGACCCAAGCGGCCAAAGTGAAGGGATCCAGTTCTGGGGTAACTCCTTTGTCGCAGGGCCACAGGGCGAGCTACTAGCACATGGCAGCGAATCTGAAGAACAACTTTTGGTGGTTGAACTTGATCAGAGCCGCAGTGAGTCCGTCAGACGAATTTGGCCATACCTGAGAGATCGTCGTATCGACCACTATCAGGACCTATGCAAAATTTACCGGGATTAATCTATCCCAAAACGGCCTCGACATGGCGTCAGGCCGCTTTGCTTTATTATCGCTAAGCGCGAGTCGAATTACATTAAGTGCAATAAAAACAACATGCAGTAACAGGAGTATATGAATGGCAACAGCGCAGTGGAACAAACTTCCCTGGGTCAAATCGCAAAAGGATAAAATCCATTGGGGCCAGCTGGTCGGTAGCAGTATGTCCATTGCCATCAGTGAAGGCGTCAGACAACATGATGCATTGGTTGTGGTGGTGACACCTGATACGCCAAGCGCATTGCGCCTTGAGACTGAGTTAGGTTACTTACTGGGTGAAGACAAAGTTCATGTTTTCCCCGACTGGGAAACCTTACCCTACGATCACTTTTCACCCCATCAGGATATCATTTCGCAGCGCCTTGCCAGCCTGAATTCCCTGCGTCATCAGCATCAGGGCGTATTATTACTGCCTGTGTCCACGTTAATGTTGCGCACTGCACCACCTGAATTTATTTATGGCAGTGCCTTACAGTTTAAGGTTGGCGACTCACTGGATGCGCAAAAGCTCAAAGAAACGCTGGCTCAGGCCGGATACCGTAACGTACAGCAAGTGATGGAACACGGCGAATTCGCTGTCAGAGGCTCTATTATCGACCTGTTTCCAATGGGCAGCACCACGCCATTCCGGCTCGACTTTTTCGATGACGAACTGGACAGCATTCGACTCTTTGATATTGAGACGCAGCGCTCCAGCGAACAGATAAAGTCCATCGATTTATTACCCGCTCATGAGTTCCCAACCAACGACGAAGACATTGAACGTTTTCGTATTGCATATCGGGAAACCTTTGGTGCGAGCAGCGAACAAGACTCCGTTTATATGCAGGTAACCAGGGGCAACTGGCCTGCCGGTATTGAGTATTACCTGCCGCTATTTTACGAAGAAATTGCGACCATATTTGATTACCTCCCAGAACAAGCCGTGTTTATGCACCTGGGTGACATCGAACAGGCTGCCTCTGAGTTCTGGCTGGACGTCAATAATCGCTATGAAAACCGACGAGTTGACCCACTACGACCCCTGCTAGAACCAGTGCGCCTTTATCAAAACGTCGAAACCCTGTTTGAAGGGTTTTCGCGTTACCCCAGAATTCGCCTGAGTGAAGCAAGCCTGGGCACCAAGGCCGGGCATACCAATCTCAGCGCCAGTCTGGTGACTGATGTTCGTGTTGACCATAAACAGACTGACCCCTTTAAGCCACTGCTGGATTACATTACCGTACAGAAAAAGAATAAAGGCCGGGTGTTATTCAGTGTTGAGTCGGATGGTCGCCGCGAATCTCTGATGACCTTACTCAAACCAAGTGGCCTGAAACTCAAAGAATTTGATAATTTTGCTCATTTCGCCAGTGCGCGCAACGATGTAGGCCTGATCGTCAGTCCGCTTGAGCGCTCTGTCATGCTCGACGGAAACAAGCCTTTAAGTATTCTGACTGAGCAAGAATTGCTGGGTATTAAAGTTTCACAGCGCCGCCGTCGTAAACACAAATACGATCAAGGCCAGGATGCACTTATACGCAACCTGGCAGAGCTCAAAGAAGGCCAGCCAATTGTCCACCTGGACCATGGTGTCGGTCGATACCTTGGCCTGCAAACCATTGATGCCGCCGGTGTTGCCACAGAGTTTGTGACCATCATCTATGCCAATGATGCCAAGCTCTATGTGCCCGTATCTGCACTACACATGCTAAGCCGATATTCCGGAGGCGAAGAAGCCTCAGCTCCGTTGCATAAACTCGGCTCAGACGTCTGGGAAAAAGCCAAACGCCGCGCCGCCGAAAAAGTCCGAGATGTTGCTGCAGAGCTGCTGGACATCTACGCTAAGCGTCAAAGCAAGCCAGGTCATTTATTCAAACTCGACGGCCAGGCCTATCGCGAATTCAGCGATACTTTCCCGTTCGAAGAGACAGACGACCAACGTAACGCCATTGACGCCGTACTGGGAGATATGCAAACCCCACTTGCAATGGATCGGTTGGTGTGTGGTGACGTTGGTTTTGGTAAAACAGAAGTGGCCATGCGAGCAGCCTTTGTTGCGATAAATGACAACAAACAAGTTGCCGTGCTGGTGCCCACTACTTTGCTGGCACAGCAGCACTATGAGAACTTCCGCGACCGCTTTGCCTCCTTGCCCATTGAGGTTGGCGTATTATCCCGCTTTAACAGCACGAAAGAGCAAAAAGACACCCTCGACAAGCTTGAAAACGGCCAGCTTGATATTGTGATCGGCACCCACAAGCTGCTGCAACAAAGCATCAAGTATAGAGACCTGGGCTTATTGATTGTCGACGAAGAGCACCGCTTCGGGGTAAGACAAAAAGAAAAGATCAAACAACTGCGCGCCGACGTAGACATACTCACGCTAACAGCGACGCCCATTCCACGAACCCTGAATATGGCCATGAGTGGCATGCGTGACCTGTCTATTATTGCTACGCCACCCGCAAAACGCCTGGCAGTGAAGACCTTTGTGCAGGAGCGCAACGATGAGGTGATCCGCGAAGCCATTCTGCGGGAAATTAAACGGGGTGGTCAGGTGTACTTCTTACACAATAATGTCGAAACCATAGATAAAACGGCAGCCGACATTGCTGCACTGGTGCCTGAGGCCAGCATTGCCATCGCACATGGCCAGATGCGTGAAAAAGAACTCGAACAACTGATGAGTGACTTTTATCATCAGAAACACAATGTGCTGGTGTGTACCACCATCATAGAAACCGGTATAGATATTCCGTCTGCTAATACCATCATCATGGACCGTGCCGACAAACTGGGTCTGGCACAGATGCACCAGTTACGTGGTCGGGTTGGTCGTAGCCACCATCAGGCTTATGCCTACTTGCTGACCCGCAACAGCCAAACGCTGACCAAAGATGCCGTGAAACGGCTTCAGGCCATCGAATCACTTGAAGACCTCGGCGCCGGTTTTGCCTTGGCGACGCACGATTTGGAGATCCGGGGCGCAGGTGAACTACTGGGTGACGAACAGAGCGGTCAGATCCAGACCGTGGGCTTTACCCTCTACATGGAAATGCTTGAGCAGGCTGTACAAGCGCTCAAAGACGGTAAAGAGCCAACCCTGGAGAATCTGCTACAACAGCAAAGCGATGTGGACCTGAAAATTCCAGCGCTGCTGCCTGATGATTACATCCATGATGTGAACATGCGCCTGAGTATGTACAAGCGTATTGCCAGCGCCAATGATGAAGACACGCAGGACGAGCTGAAGGTCGAGCTGATTGACCGCTTTGGATTACTGCCGGATGCCGCGAAAAACCTCTTTAGCATTCAACTTTTGAAATCAAAAGCGGCTAAACTGGGGATCACCAAAGTGGAAGCCAACCAAAAAGGCGGCTACTTTGAGTTCAGTGCCAGTACCACGGTTAACCCGACATTCATCATTGCTCTGATACAAAGCAACCCGACTGTGTACCGCATGGAAGGTGCCAGCAAATTGCGCTTTAATATCGAAGAGAAAAATGGTCAGGAACGTTTAAAACTGGTAAATGCAATGATTGACGACTTTCAGAAAAAGGCGGTGGCATGATAAGGACAGCCCTTTCCCTGACATTACTGAGCGCTGCGCTATTGGCCTCTGCTTCGGCCAGCGCAAAACGCTGGTATGAAGTTGAGCTGATCGCCTTCGCTCAGCAGGATAACGAGCAACTGCAAGAGGATTTTACAATTGAAAATCCCGAGCTGAATTTAAACCGAACACTGGACCTGCTCACTAAAGGCTACAACAGTGCCGGCCAGCAGGCTTGTCTCAATGGTGACAGTCGTTTTGATCCGCGCCCGGTTACCAGCCGCTTTGTGCAGCAAGATGCGTCCTGGCACTGCGCCGATGGCGTAGACTATATGGCACAGTATCAACAACTCCCGCTAACGCCCCACGCAGAGCCACAGGACCATAAGCAAAACATTTACTTGCTCAACGAGGAGCAGCTTAAGTTTGACAGCGTGCTCAATAAGTTAAAAAAGAAAGGGCTGAAGCCAATTCTGCACACTGGCTGGCGCTTTCCCGACCAAAGTAAAAAGCGCGCACCAAACATACTCGTATATGGTGGACAAAAGTTCGAGCAACCCGCCAGCTATGTGGCCCGTTTAGGTGCCCCGGACGATGGCTTTATCAGCCTGCTGGGCGAACCTAAACAGGTTGCGCAAAAGGAACAAGATCCGACACTGTGGCAGCTACAGGGTTGGATGAAAATCCACATACGGCATTATTTATATGTTACCAGTAACTTTGACTATCATTACAAAAGTGATGAAGGCGACCTACAAAGCGCCAGAATGTCTCAGTTTACCCGGGTATACAGCGGCGACATTCATTATTTAGATCATCCCAAAATGGGGATCATCTTCCAAATCAGAAAATACAGACACTGACGGAAACTACTATGAAAAAAATTTTAACCCTGACTCTGCTCCTCGGCCTGGCTGCCTGCTCTAAAGTAAGCATGGAAAACTACGACAAGATCGAAGTGGGTATGGACAAAACTGAGCTGGAACAAATTCTGGGATCTGCGGATCAGTGCGAAGAAAAAACCCTACACACTAACTGCACCTGGGGCAACGATAACAAGCACATAAAAGTGACTTTAGTTTCGGATAAAGTGACGTTGTACAGCAAAAAAGGGCTGGAATAATACTCGCAGGCAAACAGGTTTCCTTACCTGTTTGCCTCTTATATTTGCATTTTTTCACAGCTCGCCTCCTCTCCTTTAAACCCCCTAATTATTTGAGCACAACCATTCCCCTTTAAATTGAGCATTTGTTGCTCACTTAGGATTGACAATAGGTACACAGACATGTTTTGATACTTCACGAAATATATTGAATACAATATACTTAAGGAGAAAACATGAACCATTTAAATCTTAAAACGAAGAAACTCAAAAATTTGACCAGC contains:
- the mfd gene encoding transcription-repair coupling factor, which produces MATAQWNKLPWVKSQKDKIHWGQLVGSSMSIAISEGVRQHDALVVVVTPDTPSALRLETELGYLLGEDKVHVFPDWETLPYDHFSPHQDIISQRLASLNSLRHQHQGVLLLPVSTLMLRTAPPEFIYGSALQFKVGDSLDAQKLKETLAQAGYRNVQQVMEHGEFAVRGSIIDLFPMGSTTPFRLDFFDDELDSIRLFDIETQRSSEQIKSIDLLPAHEFPTNDEDIERFRIAYRETFGASSEQDSVYMQVTRGNWPAGIEYYLPLFYEEIATIFDYLPEQAVFMHLGDIEQAASEFWLDVNNRYENRRVDPLRPLLEPVRLYQNVETLFEGFSRYPRIRLSEASLGTKAGHTNLSASLVTDVRVDHKQTDPFKPLLDYITVQKKNKGRVLFSVESDGRRESLMTLLKPSGLKLKEFDNFAHFASARNDVGLIVSPLERSVMLDGNKPLSILTEQELLGIKVSQRRRRKHKYDQGQDALIRNLAELKEGQPIVHLDHGVGRYLGLQTIDAAGVATEFVTIIYANDAKLYVPVSALHMLSRYSGGEEASAPLHKLGSDVWEKAKRRAAEKVRDVAAELLDIYAKRQSKPGHLFKLDGQAYREFSDTFPFEETDDQRNAIDAVLGDMQTPLAMDRLVCGDVGFGKTEVAMRAAFVAINDNKQVAVLVPTTLLAQQHYENFRDRFASLPIEVGVLSRFNSTKEQKDTLDKLENGQLDIVIGTHKLLQQSIKYRDLGLLIVDEEHRFGVRQKEKIKQLRADVDILTLTATPIPRTLNMAMSGMRDLSIIATPPAKRLAVKTFVQERNDEVIREAILREIKRGGQVYFLHNNVETIDKTAADIAALVPEASIAIAHGQMREKELEQLMSDFYHQKHNVLVCTTIIETGIDIPSANTIIMDRADKLGLAQMHQLRGRVGRSHHQAYAYLLTRNSQTLTKDAVKRLQAIESLEDLGAGFALATHDLEIRGAGELLGDEQSGQIQTVGFTLYMEMLEQAVQALKDGKEPTLENLLQQQSDVDLKIPALLPDDYIHDVNMRLSMYKRIASANDEDTQDELKVELIDRFGLLPDAAKNLFSIQLLKSKAAKLGITKVEANQKGGYFEFSASTTVNPTFIIALIQSNPTVYRMEGASKLRFNIEEKNGQERLKLVNAMIDDFQKKAVA
- a CDS encoding carbon-nitrogen hydrolase is translated as MSNNTLKVALVQHSNSADLQNNLDKSIAGIRDAAAQGAKLVVLQELHRSLYFCQTEDTDLFDLAETIPGPSSDVFCQLAKELNLVIVASLFEKRATGLYHNTAVVFETDGSIAGQYRKMHIPDDPGFYEKFYFTPGDMGFSPIQTSVGKLGVLVCWDQWFPEGARLMAMAGADMLIYPTAIGWDPRDEQDEQIRQRDAWMIAQRAHAVSNGLPVLSVNRVGHEADPSGQSEGIQFWGNSFVAGPQGELLAHGSESEEQLLVVELDQSRSESVRRIWPYLRDRRIDHYQDLCKIYRD
- a CDS encoding CsiV family protein, which encodes MIRTALSLTLLSAALLASASASAKRWYEVELIAFAQQDNEQLQEDFTIENPELNLNRTLDLLTKGYNSAGQQACLNGDSRFDPRPVTSRFVQQDASWHCADGVDYMAQYQQLPLTPHAEPQDHKQNIYLLNEEQLKFDSVLNKLKKKGLKPILHTGWRFPDQSKKRAPNILVYGGQKFEQPASYVARLGAPDDGFISLLGEPKQVAQKEQDPTLWQLQGWMKIHIRHYLYVTSNFDYHYKSDEGDLQSARMSQFTRVYSGDIHYLDHPKMGIIFQIRKYRH